A region from the Triticum urartu cultivar G1812 chromosome 1, Tu2.1, whole genome shotgun sequence genome encodes:
- the LOC125520161 gene encoding protein OCTOPUS-like — translation MTLQMEPPRPPPLKSVSTSCDLHPEETFTGFCTACLRERLAGLEASAAVAAAPGRKSTSAIRSLFSRPFAAAPSGSGAAPPDLRRCKSFSCGGRGGDALAADEPQRWSCDVRGRSTLWALFHQDDRERVRDGTAFGAFPASSSAAAAALPAEFHQLPPARPCVPEIFLEDEIVMAESSDEITPVVEPVLVVGTSGEMETEAYGTGEVKAMKDHIDLESSLPKKPPPMDLKEIAGSFRLAASVFSKKWHKWRRKQKLKKEEAAGSKAAAAAMPQSEKPSKPSFLRRSRLRGEAGSEFAGGRRSCDTDPRFSLDAGRMSVDDVGLSWDGPRASWDGYLFGAGAGIGLGRAPPPLSRLPPILSALEDSPAGVVERSDGQIPVEDDSQPEPDGDANTPGGSAQTRDYYMDTSSRRRRSLERSSSVLRRSFEAPDAKPAPAAAAITNATAPPLIGSSEFYHFHHAEDLLDQRFSSNSLIEDFPMTLDAAFPGPAKKPRRLGKAWSLWGFIHRRATGRRSSPSDAADRAFSEPWPELRARGYGNAGMQRCNSNASARSSFSSNSAGLGSSRRCFVDGNGSVKRRQEEQCVLERNRSARYSPGQHADNGMLRFYLTPLRSASGRRGATGLPANGGRHLRSQSFARSMLRLY, via the coding sequence ATGACGCTGCAGATGGagccgccgcggccgccgccgcTCAAGTCCGTGTCGACGAGCTGCGACCTGCACCCGGAGGAGACCTTCACCGGCTTCTGCACCGCCTGCCTCCGCGAGCGCCTCGCCGGCCTCGAGgcctccgccgccgtcgccgccgcgccgGGCCGCAAGTCCACCTCCGCCATCCGCTCCCTCTTCTCCAGGCCCTTCGCCGCGGCGCCGTCGggctccggcgccgccccgccggaccTCCGCCGCTGCAAGTCCTTCTCGTGCGGCGGGCGCGGGGGCGACGCGCTCGCCGCGGACGAGCCGCAGCGCTGGTCGTGCGACGTGCGCGGGCGCAGCACGCTCTGGGCGCTGTTCCACCAGGACGACCGCGAGCGCGTCCGCGACGGCACGGCCTTCGGCGCGTTCCCCGCCTCCTCCTCTGCCGCGGCCGCGGCGCTCCCCGCCGAGTTCCACCAGTTGCCGCCGGCTCGACCGTGCGTCCCGGAGATCTTCTTGGAGGACGAGATCGTCATGGCAGAGAGCTCCGACGAGATAACTCCGGTGGTGGAGCCCGTCTTGGTCGTGGGCACCTCGGGAGAGATGGAGACCGAAGCTTATGGGACCGGGGAGGTCAAGGCCATGAAGGATCACATAGATCTCGAATCTTCGCTGCCCAAGAAGCCGCCGCCCATGGACCTGAAGGAGATCGCCGGGAGCTTCCGGCTCGCTGCCTCGGTCTTCAGTAAGAAGTGGCACAAGTGGCGGCGCAAGCAGAAGCTCAAGAAGGAGGAGGCAGCCGGCAGCAAGGCAGCGGCCGCGGCAATGCCGCAGTCGGAGAAGCCATCCAAGCCCTCGTTCCTTCGGCGGAGCCGCCTTCGTGGGGAAGCAGGCTCGGAGTTCGCCGGAGGCCGTCGTTCGTGCGACACGGACCCAAGATTCTCCCTTGATGCTGGCCGCATGTCCGTCGACGATGTAGGCCTATCCTGGGACGGGCCCCGCGCGTCCTGGGACGGCTACCTcttcggcgccggcgccggcatTGGCCTTGGCCGAGCGCCTCCGCCGCTGTCCCGGCTCCCGCCCATCCTGTCCGCGCTGGAGGACTCACCTGCCGGCGTGGTGGAGCGCTCCGATGGCCAAATTCCTGTGGAAGATGACTCGCAGCCAGAGCCCGACGGCGACGCCAACACCCCTGGCGGCTCGGCGCAGACGAGAGACTACTACATGGATACGTCGAGCAGGAGGCGCCGGAGCCTGGAGCGGTCAAGCTCCGTGCTGAGAAGGTCGTTCGAAGCGCCCGACGCAAAGCCAGCACCCGCAGCGGCCGCCATCACCAATGCCACGGCGCCGCCGCTGATCGGCAGCTCGGAGTTCTACCACTTCCACCATGCCGAAGACCTGCTCGACCAACGGTTCAGCTCCAACTCTCTCATCGAAGACTTCCCCATGACCCTGGACGCCGCGTTCCCGGGCCCCGCCAAGAAGCCACGGCGTCTCGGCAAGGCGTGGAGCCTGTGGGGCTTCATACACCGCCGGGCCACGGGCCGGCGGAGCAGCCCGTCCGACGCCGCGGACCGCGCGTTCTCGGAGCCGTGGCCGGAGCTGCGCGCCCGCGGGTACGGCAACGCCGGGATGCAGAGGTGCAACAGCAACGCCAGCGCGCGCAGCTCCTTCAGCAGCAACAGCGCCGGCCTGGGCAGCTCGCGGCGCTGCTTCGTGGACGGCAACGGCAGCGTGAAGCGGCGACAGGAAGAGCAGTGCGTGCTGGAGCGGAACCGCAGCGCTCGGTACTCGCCGGGGCAGCACGCGGACAACGGCATGCTGCGGTTCTACCTGACCCCGCTGCGGAGCGCCAGCGGCCGGCGCGGCGCCACCGGGCTGCCGGCCAACGGCGGCCGGCACCTGCGGTCGCAGTCGTTCGCGAGGAGCATGCTCCGGCTGTACTGA